The nucleotide window AGTACATCCTCATAAGGAACATGCTTATGGGTATGAGGGACACAGGGTTTGTATCGGCTTTAATACCCGTATCCTCTAAAACCGGAGCTGGGCTAGTCGACCTTTCAGCAGCACTGACAAGAATATTTACAGGAGGAGAGGAGATACTCATCTAAACTCAACGCTTATTAACGATCCTAGACTTCACGGTTTAACGATGGCTGAGTTAGACTTCGTGTCCTTAGGGGAAGTTATGATCCAGCTTAACGCCCTAACACCCGGTCCGTTACGCTCGGTATATTTGTTTGAAAAACACGTTGCAGGCACCGAAGCCAACGTGATGGTTGGGTTGGCGAGGTTAGGCTATAGAACCGGGCTTATAACGAGGGTCGGAGACGATGAGTTTGGAATAGCCGTAAAGAACACCCTCAGGGGGGAGGGAGTGGATGTCATAGGTGCAGGAGATGCGTTTGACGCTGCCTTTCTAGTGTCCTACTTGAGGGGATACGGCCTTGAGGAGTGCCTTAAATTTGGAAACGCCGCAGGCGCGTTGGTCGTTATGGTAAGGGGAGATTGGGAAGCTATTCCCACTTGGGATGCCTTAAAGACCTTTATAGAATCTACAGAAACCGAAAAACTACTTAGGTGAAAAAGCTGCCATGACAAGTTTCAGAGGGATGAACCTTGGATAACGGGAGATGGCTGAAGGAAACCCTTCTTTTACACGCGTTAAGCCGGTTCGGACCCTTGGGTAGGAAAACCATAGCTAGGATTTTAAAGCTCCCTGAGGGTGTCACGAGAGGTATGGTCGATAGGTTGAGGCGTGAAGGGTATCTTCAAATCGGTCGACTCGGAGCCGAGTTAACGTCCAAGGGTGTGGAGGAACTCTGCAGAAGACTTGCTTGGATGAGGCTTAGGGCCTTAAAGAGGTTCCCGGGTGAGAGGCTCGGGGTCGGACCTATAGCCGTAGCCGCTCACGTGGAGTGTATGGCCGATAAGGTGACTTTAGGCTTGGAGGAGAGGGATCAGGCCGTCAGGGCAGGTGCCTTGGGGGCGGTTACGATCACGTATAAAGACGGAATATACTCCATACCCGGAGTCTACAGGGACCTTAAGATGGAGGCGTATGACGTATACAAGACCATCTCAGGGATGTTTGAGCTTAACGATGGGGATTGTATACTCGTCGTCTTCGGAGAGGACTATTGGACGACTGTCGAGGCGATCTTCACGATAGCCTCTAGAGCTTGGGAAACAGCTTAAATCGTCGACGGTGAAATAGATACTGAACTGGGTTGTTTAAGAAAGCGATCCTAGCCGGTAGAGCCGATAAGCCAGAGGCCATCAAGCTAGCCGATGCCGTTAGAAGGAAGCTTCTCGAGTTAGGGCTCGAAGTCGACTTGGAGGATAGGGTTGCATGTAAACTGGGGTTTGACGGTAAACCGGTGGAAGAGCTGGAGGGGGACTTAGCCGTCGTTATAGGTGGAGATGGAACGATCTTAAGGGTCATACACAGTTTGAAGGAGAACGTGCCTATCTTTCCGGTTCGACTCGGTAGAGTAGGATTCTTAGCCGAGGCCGAGGGATGGGAGGCTGTCAAGTCGTTGAGCAGGATAGTTTCAGGGGATTTCATAGTTGAAGAGTGTTTCACTCTAGGGAACGATAAGGGGCTTCCGGAGGCTTTGAACGAGGTCATGGTCGGTGCGGAGATACCGCTCAAAACGGTCGAGGTCGAGGTTTATGTCGACGACTGGTGTATAGCAAGGGATAGAGTAGACGCAATACTCGTATCCACTACGACCGGTGCTACAGGGTACTCGTTAAGCGCCGGTGGCTG belongs to Candidatus Bathyarchaeota archaeon and includes:
- a CDS encoding DUF4443 domain-containing protein; the encoded protein is MDNGRWLKETLLLHALSRFGPLGRKTIARILKLPEGVTRGMVDRLRREGYLQIGRLGAELTSKGVEELCRRLAWMRLRALKRFPGERLGVGPIAVAAHVECMADKVTLGLEERDQAVRAGALGAVTITYKDGIYSIPGVYRDLKMEAYDVYKTISGMFELNDGDCILVVFGEDYWTTVEAIFTIASRAWETA
- a CDS encoding NAD(+)/NADH kinase, translating into MFKKAILAGRADKPEAIKLADAVRRKLLELGLEVDLEDRVACKLGFDGKPVEELEGDLAVVIGGDGTILRVIHSLKENVPIFPVRLGRVGFLAEAEGWEAVKSLSRIVSGDFIVEECFTLGNDKGLPEALNEVMVGAEIPLKTVEVEVYVDDWCIARDRVDAILVSTTTGATGYSLSAGGCLIDSRVEAILIVPVCPLSTNFKPYIVPLDSEVKVRALSGDMVVVLVDGQFVKRFKPPLEVVIKKGRRVVRFIRFGMNFYERVKRRLFQSSI